Within the Syntrophales bacterium genome, the region GGATCCTCTTCTGAAGTTCCGGTATTTTTGAGATATTTTTAAATCCTTCAAGCAAATCAGGCAACCTCTATGATCTTGCCACCAGCAGCTTCAATTTTCTCTCTCGCAGAACGACTAATCATGTTTAGCTTCAGTGTCAGGGGGTAGACGATATTCCCTTTTCCCAGTACCTTGATGCCATCACCTCTTCTCTTCACCAACCCCCTACTTATGAGGGTCTCCTCATCGATGACAGAACCTTCAGGAAATCTCTTCAACTGTTCTATATTGAGAATAATGATGTCCCTGCGGAAGCGGTTACGAAATCCTCTTTTGGGTAATCTTCTCGATAGAGGCATCTGACCACCCTCAAAACCAGGCCTGACACCTCCG harbors:
- the rplO gene encoding 50S ribosomal protein L15; translation: MNLGTLKPPDGSRKKRKRVGRGDGSGHGGTSCRGSKGQNARSGGGVRPGFEGGQMPLSRRLPKRGFRNRFRRDIIILNIEQLKRFPEGSVIDEETLISRGLVKRRGDGIKVLGKGNIVYPLTLKLNMISRSAREKIEAAGGKIIEVA